The nucleotide window ACtcttaaaatgctgggttgtcacaACCTAAATTTGGGCCAAATGGCCAATTCCAGCCAACATTGGTTAAAAATGTctttgaataatttaaaatgttcctCAACAGTTGGATTTGTCAACATTAGTCTCAcatttgtgttgaaacaacaaAGAATTTTTAGAGCGTATCATTATTGTTTTGTGCATACAGCATTAGGAATCCTAATTTTATATCCTGTGCccttaaaacatacaaaaatccATCACCAGAAGATGAATGTTTAGATAACTAACTGATATTGCAAATGGCTATATACGGTCCATGACCTCAAGGGAAACGACTGCATGAGTGTAATCTAGCTAAACTGTTTAATGCCACACTAATGGAGATTCCATTAAACTGATTTTTCTACTTTGTGCTGTCATTGAGATCATAAAGATTGCGTCGGTCGGCAAGCTTCACCTTCTCCAGACTTCTTACACACTTAGCATTTAGCATTTTCCTGCACTGCTAACACGCAACCTCCATCTGATTCTGTTGTGTAGTTAGTGATATGCTTATGTACATTAGGAGATGTAACTTAAGGGACTAAAAGTTAAATTTTTGTCACTAATTTGATTTTTGGCCACTTTTATAAGTTGCTTGGTAAGAAAGCATCTTCTAAGAgggaaaaatgtaaattttatatgTGAGGAAGGATAGAATAACAGAACAGGGAGGATATGAGGGAGGGActagaagagagagagaaagagagagagagagagagagagagacagagacagagagagagaggtcttTCATGAAACATCAGGTCTTGagatttagtgacattttaatagGCAAACAAACACGGAGGATTATTGAAGAGGTTTTGGACTTTTATCTACAAAAAGCAGGATAAAGCAACTAGACGGATTCGCCACCAGCATTGATTATATTCTTAATTGCAAAATCACACAAATATATTGATACACTTGGAGTGTCATTTTTGTGAATGCAGCAGTGCTCTGGAAAAATGTGGACCTGtataacagatttctttacatatGAGACTACCAAGTCTGTGGTGGTAAAGAGCTGGACCATCGGCATCATCAACCGGGTCGTGCAACTCCTCATCATCACATACTTCATCGGGTGAGaccgtttttgttttgtttttttacagtggaattttacagatttaacacttttaaaataaaagtgttttgattgCAATCAGTGGTTCCATTAAGAAACTTTTAATAACCATAGGACGTTTATATTTCACAACAGAACAgtttttagattattaaaataggtaaaaacaaacaaaaaaatggttctttaaaaaaaaaaaaaaacatttttttttcttaaaacactgATTTTTTTAAGTGTTGAGGTGTTTTTATATCttagaaaaatacatttaactgCATTGCATTAAAATCCGTTGTTGGACAGTACTGTGTGTCTTTCTCTGATGACATAattaatggattaaaaaaaatgttttaaaatagtttgATGAGAGTAAAAATCATCTTTGTTTTAGTAAAAAATGTATGAAAACCGTATAGCCTACTTTCAtacgtttgttttatttatgagcaATGTAAATTAAAGAAAGTAAAAAACTTAATGTGTTTAATTGCTTTGTATTTCtattaaaatagtttattgtatttttgtcctTCTGTCTCTTTCGCTCTCTATGTCCACCCTTTACCCCTCCTCTCTCAGCTGGGTGTTTTTGTATGAGAAAGCATATCAAGTGAGAGACACGGCCATCGAGTCTTCAGTCATGACTAAAGTCAAAGGCTTTGGGGAGTACAACAACCGCATCATGGATGTGGCAGATTATGTCACACCTACTCAAGTAAATATAGTTTTTAGCAGAAAACGTTTCCAAACAATTTCTTAAAGTGCATGGGCCTATATAGTATGTGTACGCAATATTGCTGTAGTTGGAGTGTGCTATAATTTGAGGCAGAAATTGTTggcaaaagataaaaaaatctaataaaatcttTCTTTGGGGATTATTTTTAACATATGGTTATTATTCTGTCACatgtactcaagtaaatgtacaGTTTTTAGCAGAATACATGTTTCCAAACAATTTCTtaaagtgtgtatatatgtgcacGCAACATTGCTGTGGGTAAGGTGCTTTATTTTGaggcaaaattgttgcaaaaaaaataataaatctaataaaatcttataatttttttaatggttattatTCTGTCACACCCACTCAAGTAAATATCTACAGTATTTAGCAGAATAAATGTTTCCAAACAATGTCTTAAAGTGCGTAGGCCTATATATGTGTACGCAGCATTGCTGTAGTAAGAGTGTGCTATATTTTGAGGCAAAATTGTTGCcaaatgataaatatatttaataaaatctttctttggttattatttttttagatatggTTGTTACTCTGTCACACATACTCAAGTTAATATCTACAGTATTTAGCAGAATACATGTTTCCAAACAATTTCTGAATTTGTATACTAGGCCCTTAAGTTATATACGCAACATGCTATAGTAGAGTGTCCTATATTTTGAGGCAAAATTGGCACCAAAAGTTAGTTAAATCTAATAAAATCTTcctttggggattttttttacatatgaatGTCACACCTACTCATgtaaatattttagtatttagCAGAATACGTTTACAAACAATTTCTGAATGTATGTCCTAGGTCTGTATGTTATATACACAACATGCTGTTAGAGTGTGCTATATTTTGAGTTAGAATTGTTGCTAAAAGTTATTGTAATCTAATTAAATCTTTCTTTGGGGATTATTTATTTGctaatccatttattcatttggtTAATCATTCGTAATGGTAATTTTGTCTTTTTCTACGCAATTAAATATGTATGTGTTAAATGTATGTATCCGCCAGGGGGCGTCGGTGTTCTGCGTCATCACTAAACTCATCACCACAGAAAACCAAGTTCAGGGAAACTGTCCAGAGGTGAGTGAGAGTAATTGATCATATAAAATCTAGATTACGTTGTCAAATTCCCCAAAAGGTACCTGTGATTTATAGCCTGGTATTTGAAAAAGCACATGATCCTGTTAGAGGTAGGACTACTTTTTATGAACTGGATGGTTAGTCTATAAAAGCAAAGCCGGATTTAGTTGTTTGGGtggttattttagttatttttaccctttgtaaatttatttatttttattttcactttattttgcagttttgttcTTATATGACTTAATTTTCCATTCTACATTTGTACCTCAGCCTATCACAATATTAAGCTTTGTAAATGCATGCATGCCACCTCTGAGCAGCCTGTGTGTAaagacacagttgaagtcagaattattagccccccttttaaattttttcttcttttttttatttcccaaattatgtttaacagagcaaaaatgttcaaagtatgtctgataatattttttcttctggagaaagtcttatttgttttattttggctaggataaaagcagtttttaattttttaaacaccattttaaggacaaaattacaagcccctttgagctattttttttctcgatagtctacagaacaaaccattgttatacaatgactagcctaattaccctaacctgccaagtaaacctaataaacctagttaagcatttaaatgtcactttaaatgtctagtaaaatatattttctgtcatcatgacaaagataaaataaaacagttattagaattgagttattaaaactattatgattagaaatgtgttaaaaaaatcttctctccgtaaaacagaaattggggggaaaaataaacagtggggctaataattcaggttagtaattctggcttcaactgtatatgccacTGCAGTGTTAAACTGATGTGTGTTTTCGTGTGTGTGTTGCTTTATAGAGCGAGTTGAAATTCAAATGTGAGAATGACATTAGATGTAAGCAGCTGATGACAAAACCATCTAGTAATGGTAAGTTTGAGCGTATAATTGTGGATCGAATGAAGATATAATATATACGAATTTATAAGTAAGGTCTATAtatgttttgtttctgttttaagGGTTGCTGACGGGGCGGTGTGTGCACTTTAATACAACTCACAAAACTTGTGAGATCAAAGGATGGTGCCCTGCAGAGATTGACGAAGTCCAGCCGTAAGTCTgcatacaaatgaataaatgaaacgaTGTGTGAATGCATGTCTGAAAGGATCGTTTCTTCTTCCTTGCTCAGAAACCCCATGATGGAGGTGGAGAACTTCACCATATTTATCAAGAACAGCATTCGCTTCCCACGTTTTAACTTCACCAAGTAATGCCAAATTATCATTCATAAATCCTTTATAAGtgtttgtttcattattatttcagATTAACATCTGTTTGTCATTGATGGGTTTACTTTTTTCCTTTCAGGGGAAACTTTTTGGCCAACATCAACAGTTCATACATAAAGGGATGTAATTTTGACTTTGAGAGGAACATGTATTGCCCGATATTCAAAGTGGGGGATGTGATCCGATTCGCCCAGCAAAACTTTACCACTCTTGCTACAAAAGtgagttttttttacagttttctcCATTGCTTTCTTCCTTTGATTGTTTATATCTTCACATATGTATGAAAGGTGCATGCTGGAAGCATAATGAATAGTATTCACCTGGGTGTGAAATTGCTTTTAAGTATCATTTTTTATCaatcatatttataaaaatacattttcatatatcATAGtttttcattcatgtttttatttttcccttatttatttatttttttgagttgcATTATAACATCTTtgaacaacttttaaccttaaaaagtttaaaaaggtgacttttattaacatttttaatagtttaaagtgctatattgtcttggttggtgttgtatattacagcaCAAAAGCCTTGTAAttaactgccagtacattttctgttatattacagacttatttctctattctctatttctatattatttcttatacattatattttttatcaaactactaaaatatcaataaaagtaacttcgttaaactgtagagttgaattttcaacatcaaaagtcaacatcccataatgcaattcactatcgtaaataaacagaaaacacttgtgaatcagaaaatacagaaactgttaattaacagatttttttttacagtgtagtgtattttttttctattactggaaataattttttgaaaTGGCTGCTCTATACAAAATAAAACTTGTTGGTAAAATCTTCAATGAAACGTATTTATATTGCTTTATTAGGATTTTCATAGCGTACATAGGCATATTTTCTTAAATGTTTATACAATacacaaaacaatatttaattataatgcaCATATAAAAACAACCAAAGTTGACCAAAGCGCTGTAGATAGGAGTAAAGACAAAGAAAGTTGCATATAAAAGaatcatttaacaaataaaagcaataaaacagtGACCAAGGAGTATTAAAAGCAAGAGAAAATagataggtttttaaaactgatttaaacaCAGACATGGAGGGGGAAAGTCTAATGTGAATTGGTAGAGTGTTCCAGAGTTTAGAACCAGCAACTGCAAATGCTTGATCACCTTTTTAAGGCATAATCTGGGTACGGTGAGTAAATTGAGATCATAAGATCTCAGCACCACTGTGTACAAAGGCACACCAGAGCACCtttacacagcaccttatatcctgtaaaaaatggccgtgattacaacggttaaaaactgtaaaaatgctacagtacaaatccgtaacctggttaacggtatgtttccttaatatatacagcGAATAGCCGTAAAtttactttcccagaattccctgcatggcacataactttttatgcattttgttgacattattatggatctttttagttgttttccCATCAGTTacgtacattagagatttatgttacatctattgttgataaaaaatgtttatttcatgactttaattttatgcgtgttaccacactggtgtttagtagctgtgtgaatgacactgagcaccttctatatgctgatcttttctgcttgtgggaaaagttgattgtgatgagctttggctcattatgtaacttccacatcaccacctgcatgtgggtgtgctaacgtgtctaactgtgtaacaaaagatgtgtagatgatgatcatacagacatattacctctataaatgaataaaatacagtagtttaacGTAAAAaggagaaattacttttacggtttgtaccgtgtttttaacggtaaagtactggcaaccacagctgccgtttttttttaccgtaaattttacggatttattttttacagtgtacaatgcaatactttctccattcgcatttgtacacagcaccgtataacctgtatatttataacaaagctgtacaattcaacatccagatttcttgactaactgcatctctgtttaatgtttatggtctttttttcatatttattttgtgttgtcacttgtcactttatgtacacttgaagcttctgtagccaaaacaaattccttgtgtgtttgaagcacacttggcaataaaagtGATTCTGTTATTATAAACAACTTTAAATTGTATAATTTCACGCATAAGCTTAGCAGCAGTAGTAATTAAACTAAGCATAATTTTATCCATCTACTTTAGAATTGTTTGCTAAATGTAATACCTATATTGAATTGTAGAAAAACGgtgtaatatttaattatttgtatttttgtgcaACTCATTGCTTACTTTATTAtgctgaaaatgaaataaatacagtTATGCATGCACTAATGAACTATAATGCATCAAGTATATTTGTTTGACTGTTATGATTATTTGTCAAATGATAtgtttttaatacaataaataaacatattataaaCTTTTTCAGAAACCATTATGCATGCATTATAatgcattaaaggggtagtttactCAGAAATAAAATGGTccttatcatttactcacactcaagtgcttctaaacttttatacatttctttcttctgttgaagacaaagcaaggtattctgaagaatgtcagaaaacaacaaacaataagaacaaaaatgctatggaagtcaatggctgctcctttccaacattcttcagaatatcttcctttgtgttcagcagaagaaagaaactcaaacaaactAGGAGaatgggtaaatgatgacagaaatgtctTTTTTGGGTAAGCTATCACTTTAACTATACCCTTATAAAACATTATACATAGAGGCTTCATATATATCAAACACttatatagagtaaaaaaaaagtatctaTAAAATAGGCATCATCTATATTTCTCCTTAAGTGCAAAgtcaaattggatttgtgtgttatctctgtctttctctcaggGGGGAGTGATAGGAATAAAAATAGCCTGGGTGTGTGATTTAGACAAGGCAGATGATGAGTGTAAGCCTGCCTATTCCTTCACCCGTCTTGACGCCATGTCAGAGAAGACCACCGTTTCTCCAGGATACAACTTCAGGTTCTGTAATCTtctctttatattttaaatttacccTAAAAGTAGCTTTTAGCAGGTTACTAATGATGCTgattcaaattcattcatttgttcattcattcatttgtctgtttgttcatttgtctattcattaattcatttgtttattaattcgtCAGTTCATCTGTTACCTTCATTCGTTAATTCATTAGTGAACTTGTACATCCATTTATTAGTTgatttgtccattcattcattcattagtccaTTTGTTTGTCCATTTATCCATTAATTTGTTAATTCATCCATTAGTTAATTAATTTGTCCGTTCgttaattaatttgttcataATTCATTAGTACTGTATATTCATTTTCACCATTTGTTAATTCATTAGTTCATTTgctcatctattcattcattcgttcattcatttattcatttgttcatccattcattcattcattagttgatttgtccattcattaatttgttcattaattcattagttCATTTGTTTGTCCTTTCATTCTTGCATTTGTTCATCCATTTATTACTTGatttctccattcattcatttgtttatcaattcattcattttcaccatttgttaattcattagttcatttgtttatccattcattagttgatttgttcattcattcatttgttcatccattcattcattcattagctgatttgtccattcattcattcattcatttgttcgtccattcattcattcatttgttcatccatttattagttgatttatccattcattcattagttcattaattcatttgtttctttgttcACTTACCTAATCTTTCGTCCattaattcactcatttattcgttcatttgtttgtgtgttaatttgtttgtttattcgtttgcctgttcatttgttaattcattagttaaattgttcatccattcattcattcatttgttcattagttcatttattcagtcCTTCATTTGctcattaatttgtttgttcgttcatctgcttgtttgtttgttcatttgtttgttccttcattcatATAAATGGCAGCCATAACTGTTATTTTAATTGTTCATAAGCATTTTTCCTTCCTTTTCCTGAATTTGAAGggcatttttgttcattttggtgCTATTTTTCTCTTTAGACCTCTTCAATATACAATCTGAGTCCACATACACAGTCCAAGCTAATTTCTAGAGTGTAAAACTGTACAAAGTTTTATAATGGacacatactgtagtattaaatattaaaaggcATTTAAAAAGACACTAATTTAATTAAAGCTTTAGGTTGGATAATCTGAATTTAAACCATATCTGCTATTGTGTCTAAATCTTTAAAATCAGGTACGCTAAGTATTTTAAAATGGAGAACGGAACTGAGTATCGCACTCTGCTGAAAGCCTACGCCATCAGATTTGATGTGCTGGTCAATGGAGATGTGAGTGTTTTTGTGTAGTTTAAAAGAAGCTTGTACTTGTGCTACATTTTTTTGGTAGTTGCTTAAACATTTTCTCGTTGAAGGCAGGAAAATTTGACATGATCCCAACTCTAATCAACATGGTGGCTGCTTTCACCTCTGTTGGTGTGGTAAGTGTTTTAATATTCCGTGCTTGTACATTGTGAAGCCCACAAACCCAGACTTTCATTTCAGCATGATGATACGTTtccaaattaaactaaattttaaGTTGGAGGTTCATCTCATCTTTCACTGGCAGCAAACTAATGGTTAGAGGGGTGTATTTTGCCTAAAACCAGGCTCTCACTGTgcaatttttaacaattttagcatgtcaaactGCGTGAAAAAGACTCctatgtcacactgtaagatctcagttgCCAGAATGTCATACTTAATAACAATAAAGATGCGTCAAACACTGACGTGCAAGAAAACTCACCTGGAGTTTGATGTCCATCAGTGGCACTTTCTTgcattctgaaataaaaaaaaaagctaaatagatTATACTCAATAGTTATACTagtgaattaattaaaataataaaaaaattaaataaaaaataattaaataaatcatatcaTGAATATTGCAAATATCAGGTCTTTTCGATAGCCACTTACCACAACATTTTATGAGTTACAATTAGATATGGGTGTAAATACCTTAAATTAATAATGTGTTTGTGCACCCATGGTTAGCAACATATTGCCATCTTAGCTAAATATTTCTGACAGAAGTAAAAATACTACCTGCATTTTCAACCACAGAAGCGTCATCATTTTAGGTTTGCTATAGTATAGACTGCttcaaataacaaatatttttacgttttgttaTTCCCACTTCATTAGGTGTTTTTGGTCTTATGGATTTAATAAAGCAGGCAGATATTTTGGtgtaaatcatatttatttctGAAATATAAAGCATTTGGGTTTAATATTGTATCATTGTATATATTATACAATGTGATGTGCAAAGTAACAAATCACATACTTGTTTAAATTGATTACAAAATTGTTTAACAGGTTATATAGCGcgttttatatgtgtgtgtgtgtgtgtgtgtgacagacacTTTCACTCAGAGTCTGTCCAGGCAATTACTAAAGCACAAAacttagaataaaacaaataagcatgATATGTTagttaaatgaaacaaaatagtCCTTGAAGGCACTTATGTGGTCATTTGACTTTATTAAAGGCTTTATAACTTTGAATTGAATTTTTCCACTCCTTTAGTTGCTTCATTTATGTTAGATAAAGCTAAAGCCTGTGAAATATGAACTACAGTGAGTGGAAATTGAGCAAACCGCCTGTCTGGCCCCAGATTATCAGGAAAAATCGATCAGCGTAGACataataaacttaaataataGAGACACTTTATGGAATTTAAGAGAAACACACATTTTTTCTGCACACATATTTTCTAGAACATATTAAGCTTTTTATTGGAATATAGTTTTCAGGACATCAGTTTTGTCttcatttcatatttaattattgaGCACAGGACATGGGGGGAAAGtatgaataaatacaattttgatTATATTTTGATTAGAAATAAAAGAATTGGTCtcaaaagtaaaaaatgttttgttttcacaatcagaagaaataagtcaaaactAAGAgtctttccttaaaacaagctaaattatctgccagtggggtaactgaaataattttgttttcgctttgaaatgtaaatatttggccTATAAACAGGACAACAAAATCTAAGtaatatttatttgcataaatcatataaattctgtataaatacagttattaaatacaattctgtagttcttgctcaactataattcagactcattaatgtgactattgtgaatgcgcAAATTGCGATATCGATATTAAAACGATAAATTTTGCAGCCCTACTCTCAGAGTCagagcattaactaatgttaggaTGCaagaatttgttttttattactgcattagtaaatgttgaactatgattattgAGTGCTGTACAAGTCATTATTAGTTACATTAAGGTTACATCAACTaattaaaccttattgtaaactaTGACCAAATATAGTAGTTTAATGCTGAAATGAATTTGCCACAAAACATTATTAATGCACAGTCTTAGAAATATTGCCAAATTAAATATCAAGCATGTGGACCCCGAGTGAACACATTTTTTCCTCCATGTTTGTTTCTTATTTTAGGGTACAGTGCTTTGCGATATCATTTTGCTGAACTTCTTGAAAGGAGCAGACCAATATAAGGCCAAGAAATTTGAAGaggtttgctttaaaatgttttattgacaTTCGTTTATATGAATCCAGTTATTGTGATAACAAACTTTGCCTCACCGTGTCTCTCTTGCTCTGTTTTTAGGTGTCAGATTCAAATATTCAAAGCTCTGGTTCACTGTACAGGACCAGAGACCACAGCCAGCAGTCCATCAAAACCGACGAGAAGTTCTCCAACGACTCCGGCGCCTTTTCCATCGAACGTTAC belongs to Danio rerio strain Tuebingen ecotype United States chromosome 1, GRCz12tu, whole genome shotgun sequence and includes:
- the p2rx3b gene encoding P2X purinoceptor 3b, with translation MQQCSGKMWTCITDFFTYETTKSVVVKSWTIGIINRVVQLLIITYFIGWVFLYEKAYQVRDTAIESSVMTKVKGFGEYNNRIMDVADYVTPTQGASVFCVITKLITTENQVQGNCPESELKFKCENDIRCKQLMTKPSSNGLLTGRCVHFNTTHKTCEIKGWCPAEIDEVQPNPMMEVENFTIFIKNSIRFPRFNFTKGNFLANINSSYIKGCNFDFERNMYCPIFKVGDVIRFAQQNFTTLATKGGVIGIKIAWVCDLDKADDECKPAYSFTRLDAMSEKTTVSPGYNFRYAKYFKMENGTEYRTLLKAYAIRFDVLVNGDAGKFDMIPTLINMVAAFTSVGVGTVLCDIILLNFLKGADQYKAKKFEEVSDSNIQSSGSLYRTRDHSQQSIKTDEKFSNDSGAFSIERYS